One genomic region from Hyalangium ruber encodes:
- a CDS encoding DUF6310 domain-containing protein: MARESVNEWPVLAERCYHALDRDRVKFRDITGRCAVASAGAAAVGVGLCIFAAPEIVVGAVIVVGVVGVAVVIKEELDAYQRNASRESGKPKPQAQPSNEQETVANRKPKPEGSPLGKDWLPPVFVNGKHFDALVLATRTLWEVKTDNFDIHSPRSQAFFAKVKLPEIQREKRLAEACGYNFAVGVRSAAHKAALLRLDPKLDIVVMDWC; the protein is encoded by the coding sequence GTGGCGCGAGAATCCGTCAACGAGTGGCCGGTCTTGGCAGAGAGGTGCTACCACGCTCTTGACCGTGATCGGGTCAAGTTCCGCGATATCACAGGAAGGTGCGCTGTTGCCTCAGCAGGTGCGGCTGCCGTGGGCGTGGGGCTCTGTATCTTTGCGGCGCCTGAAATCGTCGTCGGGGCAGTGATTGTTGTTGGTGTCGTGGGGGTGGCAGTAGTCATCAAAGAGGAACTGGATGCGTATCAGCGAAACGCATCCCGCGAGAGTGGGAAGCCCAAGCCCCAAGCACAGCCATCCAACGAGCAGGAAACCGTCGCGAACCGAAAGCCCAAGCCGGAAGGGTCCCCGCTGGGTAAGGATTGGCTCCCACCTGTGTTCGTCAACGGCAAGCACTTCGATGCGCTGGTTCTTGCTACACGCACGCTATGGGAGGTCAAGACTGATAATTTCGATATACACTCTCCTCGCTCACAAGCGTTCTTCGCCAAAGTAAAGTTGCCGGAAATTCAGCGCGAGAAAAGACTCGCGGAAGCATGTGGGTATAACTTCGCCGTTGGCGTGCGAAGCGCAGCGCACAAAGCCGCCTTGCTCCGACTAGACCCCAAACTCGACATTGTCGTCATGGACTGGTGCTGA
- a CDS encoding DUF5953 family protein produces MRNDGRPLAIVHGMERAIPGLRLGWTTSEKDDLIPLPHRDEWVATDRTDNGFPFLCNDDDHRVVTLTGWENATGLAAGGPPHFEVHATLPHDVAGIAAAADALEAAAEGARAFWGHVLPSSVADAVAQQYHHLGDERPVPPHGLPWLKHSRDISAPEIPHYLGWLNYWSAATARALGFPAPACDAELLARARRTPSGGWVVQLTDAPLELDNPAHLDALLRAYERFPEIGGRSAP; encoded by the coding sequence GTGCGTAACGATGGGCGACCTCTCGCTATCGTACATGGGATGGAGCGTGCCATTCCTGGACTGCGGCTGGGGTGGACGACTTCTGAGAAAGACGACCTCATTCCATTGCCGCACCGCGATGAGTGGGTCGCGACAGATAGGACAGACAACGGCTTTCCCTTCCTTTGCAATGATGACGACCATCGCGTCGTGACGCTTACCGGGTGGGAAAACGCGACGGGCCTTGCCGCAGGGGGGCCGCCTCATTTTGAAGTCCATGCGACGCTGCCACACGATGTAGCCGGAATCGCAGCGGCAGCGGATGCGCTGGAAGCCGCAGCGGAGGGCGCACGCGCGTTCTGGGGGCACGTGCTGCCGTCTAGCGTTGCCGATGCCGTGGCGCAGCAGTATCACCACCTGGGGGATGAGCGCCCCGTGCCACCTCATGGGCTGCCTTGGCTCAAGCACTCACGGGACATCTCCGCGCCTGAGATTCCGCATTACCTCGGGTGGCTGAACTACTGGTCGGCCGCTACCGCGCGAGCCCTCGGGTTCCCAGCCCCCGCGTGCGACGCCGAACTGCTCGCACGGGCGCGGCGCACGCCGTCGGGCGGGTGGGTAGTGCAGCTCACGGACGCACCGCTCGAGCTCGACAACCCCGCCCACCTGGACGCTCTCCTGCGGGCCTATGAGCGCTTCCCGGAAATCGGCGGGCGCTCAGCGCCGTGA
- a CDS encoding choice-of-anchor A family protein: MRTHLVRPLAAVLLSLAACGPVDSSESPQGAGARARNLNQSSVVRKLIGDIDGFGISPAGKVRASGAPHTQPADVDGDGRIEPGEYLPDWNRNGSTAVGSNDDFDFRSAAERAATNGAQLTDRSLTEAGAADGKSFIFDFTVPVPGDIDYGVDHYINLVFGDYDVTPASIRVDGVVRTLTLQGGNQDGLVQMAYGIVPWSAMTDGRVVITIIAPNEPYLAFDYALLDTDQIADCDSDGIPDNLDNCRCVSNPGQEDLDSDGIGDACDPGCHVNADCDDGNACTVDTCNGEDGTCYHDSSGGLQIRLNDYNLFLLGDYTEGTDVEGKVAAGGNITMNHFSVGHEMPDTNISNVLVAGGNLTLSNGGVWGEAWHGGSYSADQSVIYPRGSVAQGTPIDFAARGAELRNLSSQLASLPVNGTTTRESWGGLMLRGTDGHLNVFQVSASDFTGAKLLSIEAPAGSLAVLNIQGISATFAGFGQSFAGGIDQRGVLFNFGDATSINAQGYGFWGTVLAPYAHITFHNGSFDGGIYAQSLTGNAEGHVNPLQDHDLCELPGDNH, translated from the coding sequence ATGCGTACCCATCTTGTTCGGCCATTGGCTGCCGTCCTCTTGTCGCTCGCCGCCTGCGGGCCCGTGGACTCCTCTGAGAGTCCGCAGGGTGCGGGGGCACGTGCTCGCAACCTCAATCAATCGAGCGTGGTGCGAAAGCTCATCGGCGACATCGACGGCTTCGGCATCTCCCCCGCCGGGAAGGTTCGTGCCTCGGGCGCTCCGCACACCCAGCCCGCGGATGTCGACGGCGACGGCCGCATCGAGCCCGGAGAGTACCTGCCCGACTGGAACCGCAACGGCTCCACCGCGGTCGGCAGCAACGACGACTTCGACTTCCGCTCCGCCGCCGAGCGCGCGGCAACGAACGGGGCGCAGCTCACCGACCGCTCGCTTACGGAAGCGGGCGCCGCGGATGGCAAATCCTTCATCTTTGACTTCACCGTGCCCGTCCCCGGTGACATCGACTACGGCGTGGACCACTACATCAACCTGGTCTTTGGCGACTACGACGTGACGCCCGCGAGCATCCGGGTCGATGGCGTGGTGCGGACGCTGACGCTCCAGGGTGGCAACCAGGACGGCCTCGTGCAGATGGCCTACGGCATCGTCCCGTGGTCCGCCATGACGGACGGCCGGGTGGTCATCACCATCATCGCTCCCAACGAGCCCTACCTCGCCTTCGACTACGCGCTGCTCGACACCGATCAGATCGCCGACTGCGACAGTGACGGCATCCCCGACAACCTCGACAACTGCCGCTGCGTCTCCAACCCCGGCCAGGAGGACCTCGACTCCGACGGCATCGGCGACGCGTGCGATCCCGGCTGCCACGTCAACGCGGACTGCGACGACGGCAACGCATGCACGGTGGACACCTGCAATGGCGAAGACGGCACCTGCTACCACGACTCCTCGGGCGGGCTTCAGATCCGCCTCAATGACTACAACCTCTTCCTGCTCGGGGACTACACCGAGGGCACGGACGTGGAGGGCAAGGTGGCGGCCGGTGGCAACATCACCATGAACCACTTCTCGGTGGGCCACGAGATGCCGGACACGAACATCTCCAACGTGCTGGTGGCCGGCGGCAACCTGACGCTCAGCAACGGTGGCGTTTGGGGTGAGGCCTGGCACGGAGGCAGCTACAGCGCCGACCAGAGCGTGATCTACCCGCGGGGCAGCGTGGCTCAGGGTACGCCCATCGACTTCGCCGCACGCGGCGCGGAGCTGCGCAACCTGTCCTCGCAGCTGGCCAGCCTGCCTGTCAACGGCACGACGACGCGCGAGTCCTGGGGCGGCCTCATGCTGCGCGGCACGGATGGCCACCTGAACGTCTTCCAGGTGAGCGCCAGCGACTTCACCGGCGCCAAGCTGCTGTCGATCGAGGCGCCGGCCGGCTCGCTGGCGGTGCTCAACATCCAGGGCATCTCGGCCACCTTCGCGGGCTTCGGCCAGTCGTTCGCTGGCGGCATTGATCAGCGTGGGGTGCTCTTCAACTTCGGGGATGCCACGAGCATCAACGCCCAGGGCTACGGCTTCTGGGGCACGGTGCTGGCCCCGTACGCTCACATCACGTTCCACAACGGGAGCTTCGATGGCGGCATCTATGCCCAGTCGCTGACGGGCAACGCGGAGGGCCACGTCAATCCGCTGCAGGACCACGACCTCTGCGAGCTCCCCGGCGACAACCATTAG
- a CDS encoding RiPP maturation radical SAM C-methyltransferase, with the protein MPLAAVNRPSLAAGLLQAAVKQRGIACDTKYFNVLLWKLLGAEAYSFFTSEAPMTALAGEWAFAQAFHGRRGSAREAYAREVLDHPVWGLSPEQRGPIWALEELAPQFLRLAFEACDWGQYSLVGFTSTFEQTMPSLALARMIRERYPHVKLVAGGANFEAAMGRQYMEHFEFLDYVATSEADVSFPQLCENLRDGRPEVPPGFLYREGGVIREAPRGKGSDSALLDALRTPDYEDYFRVMRTSAPQLAHGMWLPVEGSRGCWWGARSHCTFCGLNGETMGFRRKSPQRVLEETDELARRHGPFPLQFADNILGMDAFKDLLPLWEERPARTDKFFEIKSNLKRRQVRQLREAGVTHVQAGVESLADGTLRVMRKGVSGAQNVALLRWCQELGVEALWNVLYGFPQEDLDDYERTLSLLRKLVHLRPPDAVSPIRMDRFSPNHARWREHGFTRIMPMAAYRHVFPLPEETLEALAYYFDYEHPQFGQVIERGAAIGAFCQEWKERHRRRECGELAVRPHWQGGFVLVDSRFTRSRSSERLSEEALALLLACDAPTSREQVLRAVAESTPGPAPEVTLQRFIDQSVIASIGALLVTVAMLPDGLRTEKLSRSN; encoded by the coding sequence ATGCCCCTCGCCGCAGTGAATCGCCCCAGCCTCGCCGCGGGGCTGCTCCAGGCGGCCGTGAAGCAGCGGGGCATCGCGTGCGACACCAAGTACTTCAACGTCCTGCTGTGGAAGCTGCTCGGCGCCGAGGCCTACTCCTTCTTCACCTCGGAGGCGCCGATGACGGCGCTGGCCGGAGAGTGGGCCTTTGCCCAGGCCTTCCATGGGCGCCGGGGCTCGGCCCGCGAGGCCTACGCCCGCGAGGTGCTGGACCACCCCGTGTGGGGCCTGTCGCCCGAGCAGCGCGGCCCCATCTGGGCCCTGGAGGAGCTGGCGCCCCAGTTCCTCCGCCTGGCCTTCGAGGCCTGTGATTGGGGGCAGTACTCGCTGGTGGGCTTCACCAGCACCTTCGAGCAGACGATGCCCTCGCTCGCCCTGGCGCGGATGATTCGCGAGCGCTACCCGCACGTGAAGCTGGTGGCCGGCGGCGCCAACTTCGAGGCCGCCATGGGCCGCCAGTACATGGAGCACTTCGAGTTCCTCGACTACGTGGCCACCAGCGAGGCGGATGTCTCCTTCCCCCAGCTCTGCGAGAACCTGCGCGACGGCCGCCCCGAGGTGCCTCCGGGCTTTCTCTACCGGGAGGGTGGGGTGATTCGCGAGGCCCCGCGCGGCAAGGGCTCGGACTCGGCGCTGCTCGATGCGCTGCGGACCCCGGACTACGAGGACTACTTCCGCGTCATGCGCACCAGCGCGCCCCAGCTCGCCCACGGCATGTGGCTGCCCGTGGAGGGCTCTCGCGGCTGCTGGTGGGGGGCGCGCTCGCACTGCACCTTCTGCGGCCTGAATGGCGAGACGATGGGCTTCCGCCGCAAGAGCCCCCAGCGGGTGCTGGAGGAGACCGACGAGCTGGCGCGTCGCCACGGCCCCTTCCCGCTGCAGTTCGCCGACAACATCCTGGGCATGGACGCCTTCAAGGATTTGCTCCCCCTGTGGGAGGAGCGGCCGGCGCGCACGGATAAGTTCTTCGAGATCAAGTCCAACCTGAAGCGCCGCCAGGTGCGGCAGCTGCGCGAGGCCGGCGTCACCCACGTGCAGGCCGGCGTGGAGAGCCTGGCGGATGGCACGCTGCGGGTGATGCGCAAGGGCGTCTCCGGCGCGCAGAACGTGGCGCTGCTGCGCTGGTGCCAGGAGCTCGGCGTGGAGGCGCTCTGGAACGTCCTCTATGGGTTCCCCCAGGAGGACCTGGACGACTACGAGCGCACGCTCTCGCTGCTGCGCAAGCTGGTGCACCTGCGCCCGCCCGATGCGGTCTCTCCGATTCGGATGGACCGCTTCAGCCCCAACCACGCGCGCTGGCGGGAGCACGGGTTCACCCGCATCATGCCCATGGCCGCGTACCGGCACGTGTTCCCCCTCCCGGAGGAGACGCTGGAGGCGCTGGCCTACTACTTCGATTACGAGCACCCCCAGTTCGGGCAGGTGATCGAACGCGGCGCCGCGATTGGCGCGTTCTGCCAGGAGTGGAAGGAGCGGCATCGGCGGCGCGAGTGTGGCGAGCTCGCCGTGCGGCCACACTGGCAGGGCGGCTTCGTCCTGGTGGACAGCCGCTTCACCCGCTCTCGCTCCAGTGAGCGGCTGTCGGAGGAGGCGCTGGCCCTGCTGCTGGCGTGCGATGCGCCCACCTCGCGCGAGCAGGTGCTGCGGGCCGTGGCCGAGAGCACCCCAGGCCCGGCGCCCGAGGTGACGCTCCAGCGGTTCATCGATCAGAGCGTCATCGCCAGCATCGGCGCGCTGCTCGTCACGGTGGCGATGCTGCCGGACGGGCTGCGAACGGAGAAGTTGTCGAGGTCCAACTGA
- a CDS encoding ArsR/SmtB family transcription factor, whose amino-acid sequence MQSAVVAEDKIFQALADPSRRAIFESLTRGEAAVKDLTARFDISQPAVSQHLATLKEAGLVNGRREGRCVYYRVEPRGLKPLIDWIAHYRAFWTEHVDRLEELLEKMDE is encoded by the coding sequence ATGCAGAGCGCGGTCGTGGCCGAGGACAAGATCTTCCAGGCGCTGGCGGACCCCAGCCGCCGGGCGATCTTCGAGTCGCTCACGCGGGGCGAAGCGGCGGTGAAGGACCTCACGGCGCGCTTCGACATCTCGCAGCCCGCGGTCTCGCAGCACCTCGCCACCTTGAAAGAGGCCGGCCTGGTGAACGGCCGGCGCGAAGGGCGCTGTGTCTACTACCGGGTGGAGCCGCGCGGACTGAAGCCGCTCATCGACTGGATCGCGCACTACCGCGCCTTCTGGACGGAGCACGTCGATCGCCTTGAAGAACTGCTGGAGAAAATGGACGAATGA
- a CDS encoding SRPBCC family protein, whose protein sequence is MNLTDKTAPSQTESISFEFDLNHSPAKVWRALTDPELLTEWLLPVFEFKLEPGAAFKFKTQPYPGWDGSVNCRVLESEAQKKLSYTWVVGDMLDTVVTFTLTPTTSGTRLSLVQSGFKPDQKQNFGGARYGWKMMGGKLVDLLAKIS, encoded by the coding sequence ATGAACCTCACCGACAAGACCGCCCCATCGCAAACCGAATCGATTTCATTTGAATTCGATTTGAATCATTCGCCGGCGAAGGTGTGGCGCGCGCTCACCGACCCCGAGCTGCTCACCGAGTGGCTCCTGCCCGTCTTCGAGTTCAAGCTCGAGCCGGGGGCCGCGTTCAAATTCAAGACGCAGCCGTACCCTGGCTGGGACGGCAGCGTGAACTGCCGGGTGCTCGAGAGCGAAGCGCAGAAGAAGCTCAGCTACACGTGGGTCGTCGGCGACATGTTGGACACCGTCGTGACCTTCACGCTCACGCCCACGACCTCGGGCACCCGCCTTTCCCTCGTGCAGTCGGGCTTCAAGCCGGACCAGAAGCAGAACTTTGGTGGCGCGCGCTACGGCTGGAAGATGATGGGCGGGAAGCTCGTCGACCTGCTCGCGAAGATTTCTTGA
- a CDS encoding PLP-dependent aminotransferase family protein, whose protein sequence is MDLPLEPASSTPLYRQLVQAIARDIRRGRLRPGDALPGTRTLAEELGITRKVVVTALDELVSQGWLVSQPARGTFVSPALPAHAVADAEPRRADVRQGPVGARPAVLTLNDGSPDARLAPLEALARAYRRALLRLSRKGLGYGDARGDAVLREVLSSFLNQARGLSSRPEQLVITRGSQMALLLAGKALVRPGELVAVESPGYTPAWDAFRFVGAELCPVPVDHEGLRIDALERVLARGRVRAVYTTPHHQYPTTVSLSAARRLALLSLAAKHGFTIIEDDYDYEYYYASRPLLPMASTDELRSVVYIGSLSKLLAPGIRVGYLVANE, encoded by the coding sequence GTGGATCTGCCGCTGGAGCCCGCCAGCTCCACGCCGCTCTACCGTCAGCTCGTCCAGGCCATCGCCCGCGACATCCGCCGAGGAAGGCTGCGCCCGGGGGATGCTCTGCCCGGTACTCGCACGCTCGCGGAGGAGCTGGGCATCACGCGCAAGGTGGTCGTCACCGCGCTCGATGAGCTCGTCTCCCAGGGGTGGCTGGTCTCGCAGCCCGCGCGCGGAACCTTCGTCTCCCCTGCCCTTCCAGCCCATGCGGTCGCCGACGCCGAGCCCAGGCGGGCGGACGTACGTCAGGGGCCCGTGGGAGCAAGGCCCGCTGTCCTCACCTTGAACGATGGTTCCCCGGATGCACGCCTTGCGCCCCTGGAAGCCCTGGCGCGGGCGTATCGCAGAGCCCTGCTCCGACTCTCACGCAAGGGCCTCGGGTATGGAGACGCACGGGGTGACGCGGTGCTGCGGGAAGTCCTCTCCTCGTTCCTGAACCAGGCCCGAGGGCTCTCGAGCCGGCCGGAGCAGCTCGTCATCACCCGAGGCAGCCAGATGGCGCTGCTGCTCGCGGGCAAGGCGCTCGTCCGCCCGGGCGAGCTCGTCGCCGTGGAGTCCCCCGGCTACACGCCAGCCTGGGATGCGTTTCGGTTCGTGGGCGCGGAGCTGTGCCCTGTCCCCGTGGACCACGAGGGATTGCGGATCGACGCACTGGAGCGGGTGCTCGCGCGTGGGCGGGTTCGCGCGGTCTACACGACGCCCCACCACCAGTACCCCACGACCGTCTCTCTCTCCGCGGCGCGGCGCCTAGCGCTCCTGTCTCTCGCGGCGAAGCACGGCTTCACCATCATCGAGGACGATTACGACTACGAGTACTACTACGCGTCACGTCCGCTCCTGCCCATGGCGAGCACCGACGAACTCCGGAGCGTGGTGTACATCGGCTCGCTCTCGAAGCTGCTCGCGCCGGGCATCCGAGTCGGATACCTCGTGGCGAACGAGTAG
- the epsZ gene encoding exopolysaccharide biosynthesis polyisoprenyl-phosphate hexose-1-phosphate transferase EpsZ gives MDPLKRLPPPGPSRSTLQHSNLGVLFPGFAAKLNLLVDLLLVMSALLGSTVLMGYPHQLGHLDLWLMLGVAGLVWLLVGSALCLYDPRVSDRAPMDDLALVSITVVSLTGVLSVQRVLLGGELPVMALSVFPLLLWTSVLAARQLVFRRLAAREAPVDEALILGVGAMGRLTGEDLLKHGRRRIAGYLAFHSEQASSEVPGPVLGQVEQLEATLCQVPVDLVYIAGNVQKHGAEMQAAIKLCERFGIPFALPAHPFRMDRARPEASHVVADGYLHFVTHAPAPHQMAIKRLFDIISSAAALLVLSPLLLTVALLIKLTSRGPIFFKQQRVGLHGKPFDMLKFRSMVVNAEELKAKLEALNEQTGPVFKIRNDPRITPIGRFIRKYSIDELPQLINVLRGEMSVVGPRPPLPKEVEKYAAWQRRRLSVRPGLTCIWQVSGRNQISFEEWMYLDMQYIDNWTLLTDLRLIVKTVPVVLTGNGAS, from the coding sequence ATGGACCCCCTGAAGCGCCTCCCTCCGCCTGGGCCCTCCCGAAGCACCCTGCAACACTCCAACCTGGGCGTACTTTTCCCGGGATTCGCGGCGAAGCTGAACCTGCTGGTGGACTTGCTGCTCGTCATGAGCGCCCTGCTGGGCTCCACGGTACTGATGGGGTACCCGCATCAGCTGGGTCATCTGGACCTGTGGCTGATGCTGGGTGTCGCTGGGCTGGTGTGGCTGCTCGTGGGCAGCGCGCTGTGCCTGTACGACCCGCGCGTCTCGGACCGGGCACCGATGGATGACCTGGCGCTGGTGTCCATCACGGTGGTGTCCCTCACGGGTGTGCTCTCCGTGCAGCGGGTGCTGCTCGGCGGGGAACTGCCGGTAATGGCGCTGAGCGTCTTCCCACTGCTCTTGTGGACGAGCGTGCTGGCCGCGCGGCAGCTGGTGTTCCGCCGGTTGGCGGCGCGCGAGGCCCCCGTGGACGAGGCGCTCATCCTCGGCGTGGGCGCCATGGGGCGGTTGACGGGCGAGGACCTGCTCAAGCACGGCCGCCGCCGCATCGCGGGCTACCTGGCCTTCCACTCCGAGCAGGCGTCATCCGAGGTGCCCGGCCCCGTGCTGGGGCAGGTGGAGCAGCTCGAAGCGACGCTGTGTCAGGTGCCGGTGGACCTCGTCTACATCGCGGGCAACGTGCAGAAGCACGGCGCGGAGATGCAGGCGGCCATCAAGCTGTGCGAGCGCTTCGGTATTCCGTTCGCCCTGCCGGCTCACCCCTTCCGCATGGACCGCGCCCGCCCCGAGGCCAGCCACGTGGTGGCCGACGGCTACCTGCACTTCGTCACGCACGCACCCGCCCCGCATCAGATGGCCATCAAGCGCCTGTTCGACATCATCTCCTCGGCCGCGGCGCTGCTGGTGCTCTCGCCGCTGCTGTTGACGGTGGCGCTGCTCATCAAGCTCACCTCGCGCGGCCCCATCTTCTTCAAGCAGCAGCGCGTGGGCCTGCACGGCAAGCCGTTCGACATGCTCAAGTTCCGCTCCATGGTGGTCAACGCCGAGGAGTTGAAGGCCAAGCTGGAGGCGCTCAACGAGCAAACCGGTCCGGTGTTCAAGATCAGGAACGACCCGCGCATCACCCCCATCGGGCGCTTCATCCGCAAGTACTCCATCGACGAGCTGCCCCAGCTGATCAACGTGCTGCGCGGGGAGATGAGCGTGGTAGGGCCGCGCCCGCCACTACCCAAGGAGGTGGAGAAGTACGCGGCCTGGCAGCGCCGCCGTCTGTCGGTGCGACCCGGCCTTACCTGCATCTGGCAGGTCTCGGGCCGCAACCAGATCTCCTTCGAGGAGTGGATGTACCTGGACATGCAGTACATCGACAACTGGACCCTGCTGACGGACCTGAGGCTTATCGTGAAGACGGTGCCCGTGGTCCTCACGGGCAATGGCGCCAGCTGA
- a CDS encoding DNA alkylation repair protein — MSKAMTKSEVMKQLERQGDEKVRARYVRDGAGDKVYGVLMGKIRALAQTVGTNHPLGLELWATGNHEARLLACMILDPKALTEKEARGMLEPLAHPMLADELILRALVYSPIAETLQTRWVNGTDELMRRSGWRLLAERIAKRKVKGLDVGATLARIERELPSAPYVVKEGLNWCLCYIGVHLPEHTAEAIAVGKRLGRWDTRPVSPGCTSSYPPEWIPAALALRKGEKTEARKAMEAKKTSKAKAVPARAKTATRAR, encoded by the coding sequence ATGTCGAAAGCGATGACGAAGTCCGAGGTGATGAAGCAGCTCGAGCGCCAAGGCGATGAGAAGGTGCGAGCGCGCTACGTCCGCGATGGCGCGGGCGACAAGGTCTATGGCGTGCTCATGGGGAAGATCCGCGCCCTGGCGCAGACCGTCGGCACGAACCACCCGCTCGGGCTGGAGCTGTGGGCCACCGGCAACCACGAGGCGCGACTCCTGGCGTGCATGATCCTGGATCCGAAGGCGCTGACCGAGAAGGAGGCGCGCGGGATGCTCGAGCCGCTCGCCCACCCGATGCTGGCGGACGAGCTGATCCTTCGCGCGCTCGTCTATTCGCCCATCGCCGAGACCCTCCAGACGCGGTGGGTGAACGGGACCGATGAACTGATGCGAAGGTCCGGGTGGAGGCTCCTCGCGGAACGCATCGCGAAACGGAAAGTGAAGGGCCTGGACGTCGGCGCCACCCTCGCCCGCATCGAGCGGGAACTGCCCTCCGCACCCTACGTGGTCAAGGAAGGCCTCAACTGGTGCCTGTGTTACATCGGCGTCCACCTCCCCGAGCACACGGCGGAGGCCATCGCAGTGGGCAAGCGCCTCGGCCGCTGGGACACAAGGCCCGTGTCGCCGGGCTGCACGTCGAGCTACCCGCCCGAGTGGATCCCCGCGGCGCTCGCCCTTCGAAAGGGCGAAAAGACCGAGGCGCGGAAGGCGATGGAGGCGAAGAAGACCTCCAAGGCGAAGGCCGTCCCCGCCCGCGCCAAGACCGCGACGCGCGCGCGCTGA
- a CDS encoding imm11 family protein encodes MSQRFFKLADDVNVPHRWHLAMPRNSQGLKVDDAQFTDGKPLQIQERLRIPVEIAGEPLDFTEAGIGIPVVHVRVASMFAELAPGDVQLLPVNVEGQPDQYLILVATRLIRCIDEQASRIRLWTHEDGAPYMVGRYASVRDMRIDKVKVGSAKVLRCEGWEGPLLVSGEIKDALDRLGATGTRFEEV; translated from the coding sequence ATGTCCCAGCGTTTCTTCAAGCTAGCCGACGATGTGAATGTCCCGCACCGCTGGCACTTGGCAATGCCAAGGAACAGTCAGGGCCTCAAAGTGGACGACGCACAGTTCACGGACGGGAAACCCCTCCAGATCCAAGAGCGCTTGAGAATCCCCGTCGAGATCGCGGGCGAGCCACTGGACTTCACGGAAGCGGGGATCGGCATCCCGGTGGTCCATGTCCGGGTTGCGTCCATGTTCGCGGAACTGGCCCCGGGTGATGTGCAACTGCTCCCCGTGAATGTGGAGGGCCAGCCAGATCAGTATCTCATCCTCGTGGCTACACGCCTCATCCGCTGCATCGACGAACAGGCATCCCGGATCCGGCTTTGGACTCACGAAGACGGAGCCCCGTATATGGTTGGTCGCTATGCCTCTGTGCGTGACATGCGCATCGACAAGGTCAAGGTGGGAAGCGCGAAGGTGTTGCGCTGCGAGGGCTGGGAGGGCCCGCTGCTCGTCTCCGGGGAGATCAAGGACGCATTGGATCGTCTAGGGGCCACAGGCACGAGGTTCGAGGAGGTTTAG
- a CDS encoding biotin transporter BioY, giving the protein MTGTPATRPPPRVLADAFVRTRAHEGALVLGAALFTALLAQVSLPVPGSPVPITGQTLAVVLTAAVLGPVRGMAGQLAYLLLGAVGLPFYAKAASGFGHVLGPTGGYLVGFLPAAFLVGLAARHGFDRQPWKALPLFLLGQLVILALGASWLSVVAPLPFTTALQKGFLPFLPGMLLKATIAGLGVPLAWRRLGAPSRTSG; this is encoded by the coding sequence ATGACAGGCACCCCGGCCACCCGGCCACCTCCTCGCGTCCTGGCCGATGCCTTCGTCCGCACGCGTGCCCACGAAGGGGCGCTCGTGCTCGGCGCGGCGCTCTTCACCGCGCTGCTCGCCCAGGTCTCCCTCCCGGTGCCCGGCTCCCCGGTGCCCATCACGGGACAGACGCTCGCGGTCGTCCTCACCGCTGCCGTGCTCGGGCCCGTGCGGGGCATGGCCGGGCAGCTCGCCTACCTCCTGCTCGGGGCGGTGGGACTGCCGTTCTATGCGAAGGCTGCCAGTGGCTTCGGGCACGTGCTGGGGCCCACTGGCGGCTACCTCGTGGGCTTCCTTCCCGCGGCCTTCCTCGTGGGCCTGGCGGCGCGGCACGGCTTTGACAGGCAGCCGTGGAAGGCGCTGCCCCTCTTCCTCCTCGGCCAGCTCGTCATCCTCGCCCTTGGCGCTTCCTGGCTCTCCGTGGTGGCCCCGCTCCCCTTCACCACGGCCCTTCAGAAGGGTTTCCTGCCCTTCCTCCCTGGCATGTTGCTCAAGGCCACCATCGCCGGCCTGGGGGTGCCCCTCGCCTGGCGCAGGCTTGGCGCACCTTCCAGAACCAGCGGGTGA